Sequence from the Maribellus comscasis genome:
TCGTGAAAAGAATTTTTATCAAGAAGGGCAAGAATACGTTCGCGGGCAGTGAGTTTACCCATTTTAGCCTGTTTTTCAATGGCTTTATCCCCACCACCTTTTTGTACTTCTCTTTTCCTTTTTCGAAGGTCAAGGACATTGCTTCTTAGTGACATAAAGTTTGTTTTAAGTTAAAATTTCTCTTTTGCATTTATCCGCAAAAGGTTTTAATTAAGCATTTCAAAGTGGGGGCAAAATTATAATTTTTTTCTTTTGACTTTCTCTTTCACGAAATAGTACTACGTAATTTAAACTACAATGATTCATTCTGCTCGAATAATGGTACCTGTTGTTTGAAAAGTAATGCTAACGCGCAGCCCAGCGGAATACAAAGAAAGCGATTAGACTGTAAAACAGGTTGGGAATCCAAACTGCAACTATGGGGGGGGTGTTGCCGCTAATGGCAAAAACTGTAGATATTTGCATAAAAAGTATATACGAGAAAGCTAAAAGTAAACCGAGCCCCAAATGCAGTCCCAGCCCACCTTTTATTTTGCGGGAAGCGAGGCCGGCGCCAATAATAGTTAAAATGAAAGCCGAAAAAGGTCCGGCAACTCTTTTATGATTTTCTATCTCCCATTCGACATAGTTGACACCACGCATTTTCATTTGTTTTATTTCCTGTTTTAATGCCGGTGTGGTAAATGTTTCCATTTGGTTTTTCATTACCTTATAATCATTTGGGGTCATATTTAACGTTGTGTCCATCCGGTAACCTTTTACAAAATCTTCCCCGTCTTTATGAATATGCCGTATCACGTAATTATTAATTACCCACTTTTCTGTCTCTTCATTCCAGCGAATATTGTCTGCACTAATTTTTTCTTCCAATTTAGCGCCGTCGAATTTTTCGAGTGTAAACCGGTATCCAACATTGTTGGCGTTGAAACTCTGCATATAAATATATACACCCGGCTCAATTTGTCGATGGATGTTTCTCTCAACAATAACTTTATTATTATCGATATATTTGTTTCTAAAGTTGTTTAAAGTTGCGTTAGCAGGCGGAATAACATAATTACCCAAAGCAAAAGAAAAAGCTGCCAGAATAAATGCCGATGTTAAATACGGACGCATCAGGCGCGGGTATGAAACTCCACTGCTTAAAATGGCAATTATCTCGGTGTTGTAAGCCATTTTCGAGGTAAAGTATATTACTGCTATAAAGGTAAACAGCGGGCTGAACAGGTTGGCAAAATATGGAATAAAATTTAAGTAGTATTCAAGAATAATAACCTTTGCCGGAATATCTTTCGAAATAAATTCGTCCAGGTTTTCCGCCATGTCGAAAACGATAGCAATACTTAAAATTAAAGCAATGGTGTAAAAGAAAGTTCCCAGAAACTTTTTAGTAATATATAAATCTATTGTTTTATAAATTTTCATTCCCGAGTTATAATCTTTCTTTTAGTTTTACTACCATTTCTCTTTTCCAGCTTTCAAAATTTCCGTCAATTATCTTTTGCCGGGCTGTTTTTACCAGCCACAAATAAAACGCCAGATTATGCTGACTGGCAATTTGTGCGCCAAGCATCTCGTTTGAAATTATTAAGTGGCGAAGATAAGATTTTGAATACTGGTCGACAAACGAGTGTTCATCTTCGTCGATGACAGAGTGGTCATTTTCCCACTTTTTATTTTTGATATTGATAATTCCTTTGCTTGTAAATAACATTCCGTTTCTGCCATTACGCGTTGGCATTACACAGTCAAACATGTCAATGCCCCTTTCAATAGATTCCAGGATATTTACAGGAGTTCCCACACCCATAAGGTACCTTGGTTTGTCTGTCGGCAAATCAGCCGTGCAAACTTCGGTCATTTCGTACATTATTTCTTCAGCCTCACCAACCGAAAGCCCGCCTATAGCGTAGCCGTCCGCATCAAAATTTTTTACATGAGCAACAGCAATTTTGCGTAAATCTTCAAATGTATTTCCCTGTACAATCGGGAAAAGCGATTGTCTGTGGTCGTACTTTGGTTCTGTTTTGTTAAACTGAACAAAACATCTTTCCAACCAGCGTTGTGTTAATTCAAGCGAATTTTTTGCATAATTGTAATCCGCATCTCCCGGAGAGCATTCATCAAAAGCCATAATAATGTCAGCGCCGATGGAACGCTGAATGTCCATTACATTTTCCGGTGTAAACATGTGATACGAGCCATCGATATGAGATTGAAAACGGGCTCCATCTTCACCGAGTTTTCTGATGTCGCCAAGCGAAAAAACCTGGTAGCCGCCACTGTCTGTTAAAATAGGTCCATTCCAGCGGTTAAACTTGTGCAAGCCTCCTGCTTTTTCAATTACATCAATGCCGGGACGGAGATATAAATGATAGGTGTTTCCAAGAATAATTTGAGCATTTATGTCTTCATGCAGATCACGCGTATGTATTCCTTTTACGGAACCGGCAGTCCCCACCGGCATAAAAATAGGTGTTTCTATTTTGCCATGGTCGGTAGTAATATTACCTGCACGGGCACGCGAATTTTCTGAGGTCTTTAATAACTCAAATTCCATCTCTTTTTTTTGAGGGTTCAAATATAGTTATTCTGTCTGAATCAAGCGGACGTATTTTCTTTTGCCTCTGTTAATTATTTTTAAACCCTGTGAATAAAAATAAAATAGATTTTTGCTTGAATATTTTGTAGTTGGGGCGAATGTTTCCATTTTTGTGTTCGACTAATCTTTATCTGATTTATTTTTCTGAATGATTAACGATTTATTGAAAGTAATCTCTGAAGCAGAGATTTTTCAAATAGTACTTTTCCTTGTTTTGTTAACGCTCATTTTGATTCAGATTATTTCTAAAATCGTTTTTTTTGTTCAGATTTTACGAAGAAAAAAAACGATAAAAGGTGAAGGGCAAAGCCCTGTTTCTCTTCTGATGGCTGTGCGAAACGAAGAAAATAACCTTTCTGAAAAATTACCACATTTACTTGAACTTGACCAGGATAATTACGAAGTGGTTGTTGTCGACGATTTTTCTCAGGACAATACTCTTTCTGTTTTGGGGAGACTAAAAAAAGAGAATTCAAAGTTAAAAGTTTCTGTTTTAAACCAGGAAACACGTTTTTCGATAAAGTTGTCGCAAAATATAGCTCTGAAATCAGCTAAAAATGACTGGGTGTTGTTTGTTCCGCCTTCGATAGCGCAGTCTCAGGATAACTGGTTGAAAAATATATCAAATTCGGTTGCCGAAAACCTGGATGTTATTGTAAACTATTCGAATGTTTGCAAAAACGGAAAGTTCTTTAACAAACTTTATCGTATTGAAACATTTTTACTTTACCTAAAAAGTATGAAGTATTCCCTGGCCGGAGTTCCAATTGTTTATTTTGAAAATAATGTTGTTTTCAGGAAAGATAAATATTTTGGGTTGGGAGGCTATGGGAAAAAAATTAAGGAACCATTTGCCAATCTTGAATTATTAATTAACCGGTTTCTTTCGAAAAAGAAATTCAATATTGTGTTAAATAACGAGACTTCGATTCGTTTTTCAGAAAAAGTTACACGACATGATTATTTTGATTTAATGCGAAAAAGTTTTCGAATCGAACAACACTTATCTTATTCAAAAAGGGTTTTAATAAATTTAAGTTCGGGCCTTAAATTAATAACACTTCCTCTTGCAATTGCTGTAATCTTTTTATTTATTGATGTTTGGCTGTTTATTTCTGCAGGTGTTGGTCTTCTTTTGATTTTGCACTTGCTTATCATAAAAACAATGCAAAATCGTTTGAATGAACGCAAAATATTCATAACTTCGTTAGTATACGAGTTGATAATGCCCTACTATAAATTAGTTTTCCGAAGGCGTTTCAACGGTAAAATCCGAAGGCAAAATGGAAGAGCAAAATTTAAAATTATCTGAAAAAGCACGCCAGGATTATGTTTTGGTTCTGGATGCTTTGAAAGGTGATGAAAAAGCTTTTGCACGTTTGCTCAGTAAATACAAGGACGCGATATATTTTATGCTTCTCAAAATGGTAAACAACCGGAGTGATGCAGAGGATTTAACACTCGAAGCTTTTGGAAAAGCTTTTAAAAATCTTCATCAGTATTCTCCAACCTATGCCTTTAGTACCTGGTTGTTTAAAATTGCATCAAACAATTGTATCGATTTTTTGCGCAAGAAAAAAGGGGTACATATTTCAATCGAAAATACAAGCGATCAAAATGAAAACGGGGAGCAATTACGACTCAAATCAAAAGACCCTGACCCAGAGGAAAAACTAATCCGGCAACAAAAAGCAATTTTGCTGCGAAAGGTTGTCAGGCGATTAAAACCCCGTTATCAAACACTCGTTGAATTAAGATATTTCCGTGAATTTTCGTACGAAGAAATTGCAAAAGAATTAAATTTGCCGCTCGGTACTGTAAAAGCCCAGTTGTTCAGGGCCCGTGAAATGTTGTTTAAAATGATTGAAAGTACCGAAATGGCAGATCATTAATAATTCTTTTGAATGGATATTATCCTGAAATATTTTCCAAAACTCGACAACAGACAACTAGAGCAATTCCGCTTGCTCGAAGAGTTGTATGCTGAATGGAACCAAAAAATCAATGTTATTTCAAGAAAAGATTTTTCATCGCTTTACGAAAAACATGTTTTACATTCGTTAGGTATTGCAAAATTTGTACGGTTTGCCGGCAATACCCGGGTTTTGGATGTCGGAACGGGAGGGGGCTTTCCGGGAATCCCTCTCGCTATCTTTTTCCCGGATGTACAGTTTCATTTGGTTGATTCAATCGGGAAAAAGATTAGAGTAGTAAATGGTGTTGCTGAATCGTTAGAATTAAAAAATGTTACGGCGGAACAGATTCGGGCAGAGCAAATAAAAAAGAGATATGATTTTGTAATTAGCCGCGCAGTGGCACGTTTGCCGGAATTCGTTCCATGGGTAAAAAACAGTATTTCGCAAAAACAAAAAAATGCCATTCCCAACGGCATTTTATATTTAAAAGGAGGTGATATCCAAGCCGAACTCAAACCATTCAAAAACAGAGTCTTTGTCCAAAAACTTTCAGAATATTTTGAAGAAGAGTTTTTTGAAACCAAAAAGCTGGTTCATCTTTCTCTTTAACGTTTTTTATTCAATAAGTTGGTATTCATCACCAAACGAAACACCCATTTTCCGCGCTTTTGTAATCAGCGGGTGCTCGGGCTGAACCAACCTTAAATTGCTGCCAACTTCTTCCAAAGAAACAGTAGTTAGTTCATTGTTTTTCATAGCCACCATTGTTCCAAAATTACTTTCCGCAATACATTGTGCAGCGTGGGCACCGTAACGTGTTGCCAAAATTCTGTCCATTGGTGTTGGACTACCGCCGCGTTGAATATATCCCAAAACGGTTTCCCGTGTTTCAATTCCTGTATAGGTTTGAATCGCCTCCGAAAGATGTGATGCAGCTGTTTGGTTTTTGGGATGATCGATTCCTTCGGCAACAACGACAATCGAATAAGGTTTGTTGTCTTCATACCGATTCTCAATTTTTTTACATACCGAACGAATATTGTAAGGAATTTCCGGTAACAGAATTATATCGCCTCCACCGGCAACACCCGAATAAAGAGCCAGCCACCCTGCATGATGTCCCATAATTTCTATGATCATTACACGCTGATGTGAGTTTGCTGTCGTATGTAAACGGTCGATGGCATCAGTAGCAATTTGCACTGCCGAGTCAAAACCAAAAGTAACATCGGTTCCCCAAACATCGTTGTCAATAGTTTTGGGAATTCCAATAACATTTAATCCTTCTTTTGCGAGCATACTGGCTGTTTTCATGGTTCCGTTGCCACCAATACAAACAATACAATCGAGGCCCAGCTTTTTATAATTCTTCTTTATTTTTTCGGGTTTGTGCGTGTCGGTTTTCCCGTTTTTCTTAACCATTTTGTATGGTTTTTCTCTTGATGTACCCAATATGGTTCCACCTAAGGTTAAAATACCAGAGAGTTGAGATTCTTTTAATTCCGTGTAGTCGTTGTTTATCAGCCCCAAATAACCGGCATTAAAACCAAGAACTTCCATTCCATATTCAACAATTGCAGTTTTGCCCACTCCCCGAATGGCTGCGTTTAATCCCGGGCAGTCTCCTCCAGCGGTTAAGATTCCTATTTTTTGGGCTTTTTTTGAAGTTTCCATATCTGATATCTTTAATAAAAAACTTAAATCAAAATCGAATTTACAAAAGAATACCCGAAATTGTTAATTTTGCAGGAAACGTTTATTAACTATTAAGTAAATTTCAGAAATAAACGATAATTGGAAGGAAATAAAGCTTAATTTTTATAATTTCGTTTTACTTCGAAAAGGATATTGAATTAACCAATAAAAAAACAACAAAATGAAAAGAGTATTCTCGTTACTTTTAGCAGGAGCATTTGTTTTTGGGATGTCGTGTCAAAGCGGTCAGAAGAAAACAACTGAAGAGCCTGAGGAAAAGGCAGCAGTTGAAGAAGCTGTTGGGCCAAATGAATTAACACAGGCTGAAAAAGATCAGGGCTGGGTTTTGCTTTTTGATGGAAAAACAAGCAATGGATGGCATAGCTACGGAAAAGAATCTTTCCCCGCCGGATGGCAGGTTGTTGACGGAACTTTGATGTGCAACGGTTCGGGAAGAGGCGAAGCCGGAGCAGAGGACGGTGGTGACATTGTTACCGCTAAAGAGTACTCAAACTTTCATTTAAAAATGGATTGGAAGATTTCAGAAGGTGGTAATTCCGGTATTTTTTATTTGGGAAAGGAAGACCCACGTTTTGATAAAATATATTATACCGCGCCTGAAATGCAGGTTTTGGATAATGAAAGGCATCCTGATGCAATGCTTGGCAAAGACGGAAACCGCAAAGCCGGTTCTTTATACGATTTAATTCCAGCTGATCCTCAAAATGCAAAACCAGCCGGCGAATGGAACTCCATTGAGATTATTTGCTATAAAGGTACAGTGGTGCACAAACAAAATGGCGAAACTGTTTTGGAATATCATCTGTGGACAGAAGACTGGAATAATCTTGTTGCCGGTTCAAAATTCCCGGAATTGAATCCCGAATGGGCGAATGTTGCACAATCAGGTGTAATTGCATTACAGGATCATGGTGATGATGTCTGGTATAGAAATATCAAAATCAGAGAATTGTAAGAAGAAGTTGACATCATACTACAATAAAAAATCCCGGGATAACCACCCGGGATTTTTTATTCAGGAAAATACCCCGATTCATTTAATATTTTTTGGTAGTCGGTATTCTGCATCAGTTGAGGAAGCGTAACTTCCGGATGCTTGTTCATGTATTTTCTAACAATTTGCCAGCCAATCCAAACTCCGGTGCGCGCAGGCGATTCCAATGGAAATCCGTTCGTGTAAGGCCCGTCGTTGATATACCTTATAATATCCATTCGTTTACTGGAATACAACATTTTTGTTTCTACCAGTCTTAGCCACATCTCAGCTTCGTTTTTTTTGCACCACTCTAACTGTTCCTCCGTATATCCGATTTTGAGCGAATCGCTCATTGTTGGTAAAAGTGCGTCAACAAAATACATCAGCTTTCCCTGGTGAATCATATTTCCTAAAAGGTTGGTTGCTTTATTGGTCTGGTCAAATTCAGTCATTCCCCAGGCAAATGCAAGGTCTGAAACAATCTTATTTTTATGCATGTTGAGGATTTTGTATTGCGGGGTTGTACTCAGTCGCTGATAATAGCTGCAATCTCTTCCTAAATATTTGTCCAGGCTTATACCGATAATATCTTCTGCTGTTACAACCGACTGGTTAAATCCTGAAATATAGGTGTAAATAGACGGAATATTTTTTTCGGGGAAATGGTATTTATAATATTTAAATGCTTTGGTCACCTGATTTTGGATTTCGCGAAAGGTCGAAAATTCCTCTTCAACCATCGAATTTATATTTAGTATCATGGTATCCGTAAGAAATGTATTCATATACCCCACAAAACCTTCGTCGTCAATTCCTCCAATATTTATGATTTTGTAAGTAAAAAGGTCAAAAAAACCGGGATGTTTTTTATGCAAATCAATAAACTCCTGTAAGGTATCTTTTTGAGGAAGTGAAAATAGTTCCTTTTCAAACCGAACAAATTCAGGTTGGGCATCGATTCCTGAAATGTCAACTTTTAAAGGGTTTCGCTTACAGGAAATAAAAATCATAAATAAAAACAGAATCAGGATTCCTCGTTTCATCTTATAAGAATTTTAATTCATTACGCATCCTTTGGATAATTATTGCGAAATTGAACTAAAAATTGGAGATTTGCAATCATAAAGAATAATCGTGTTTTACTTAGAGTGAAAGTATAAGGAGTTCCGATAAATATTCCTCTTTCACTACTGTTTGAAACAAAGGTGAAAATTAAATTTTTACGCAAATGAAAGTTGCACTGGCACAGTTAAATTATATCATCGGCGATTTTGAAGGAAACGCTGAAAAGATAATTCAAAATATCAACCGGGGAAAAAATGAAGGTGCCGACCTTGTTATTTTCTCAGAACTTTCGGTTACCGGATATTATCCTCACGATTTACTGGAGAAAAAGGAGTTTATTCAAAAAGCGGAAGATACAGTCCGGAAAATCGCTGCCTCCTGCCACGGGATTGCTGCAATAATAGGTGCGCCAAGAATTAATAAGCGGGAACGCGGTAAAAAATTATACAACTCAGCCTTTTTTATCTCTGATGGGAAAGTACAAAGCACACACAATAAAACGTTGTTGCCTACTTACGATGTGTTTGATGAATACCGCCATTTTGAGCCCAATCAGAATTTTAATGTGGTTGATTTTAAGGGTGAAAAGATAGCCATAACAATTTGCGAAGATTTATGGGATGAACAACCCACTGCAAACGAATTTGGTAAAGATAAATTGTACCAGACCTCACCCATGGAAAAACTAAGTCTTTTGAATCCTGATTTTGTAGTGAATATTTCGGCTTCTCCGTTTTCATATAATCAGGAATCCTGGCGAAAAGACATTCTGATTACAAAAGCTCAAAAATATAATGTGCCGGTTTTGTACGTGAATCAGGTTGGCGCACAAACCGAGTTGGTTTTTGACGGTGGCTCGGTTTGGATCGACAAAAAAGGAGAAATTATAAAAGAACTGAAGTATTTTAATGAAGACTTTTTAATTTTTGACACGCAAAATCCGGGAGAGAAATTGGTGCAAAAAGAAGCTGACTATATCGAAAAAATACATGATGCACTGGTTGTTGGTATTCGCGACTATTTTAAAAAGATGGGTTTTAAAAGCGCAACACTTGGGCTTTCCGGCGGGATAGATTCAGCAGTAACAGCGGTTTTAGCGGTTCGTGCATTGGGAGCGGAAAATGTCAGGGTTCTACTTATGCCGTCAAAATATTCCTCGGATCATAGTTTGAACGATGCCCGGGAACTGGCTGATAATTTGGGAATACAATATGATGTTGTAAATATTCAAACAGCAGTTGATTCTTTTGAAAAAGAACTGGCTCCGCTGTTTAAAGGGAAAGCCCCGGATATTACCGAAGAAAATATCCAGGCACGCGCCCGTGGAATTTATGTGATGGCGCTTTCAAATAAATTTGGTCACATTCTGCTAAATACAACCAACAAAAGCGAGAGTGCAGTCGGATACGGAACATTATACGGAGATATGAACGGCGGCCTTGCAGTATTAGGCGATGTTTACAAAATGGATGTTTACCGGCTTTCGAGATTTATGAATAAAGATGGTGAAGTTATCCCCGAAAATACCATTGTTAAACCACCTTCCGCGGAGCTGCGTCCCGACCAAAAAGATACTGACTCATTGCCCGAATATGAAGATTTAGACAAAATTCTTTTCAATTTTATTGAATTGAATAAATCTCCAAAAGAAATTGTTGCTTTGGGCTATGAAGAAGAGGTGGTGAGAAAAGTTATTCGAATGGTAAATATGAACGAGTATAAACGGTTTCAGGCGGCACCTATTTTAAGAGTTAGTTCAAAAGCATTTGGATTTGGAAGAAAAATACCTTTAGTTGCTTGTTATTGATTCCTTATTTAGCAAATAATTCATCTGGTTTTTGACTTATTTGCTCAACTCCCCTAAACGGATGATACTATATGATAAATTTTTATTTTGCTGATTTCTTTCCTTTTGTAGGCAGAATGCCTGTTTTTTTCTTTCTTTTTTAGTGTTGTAAATACATTTTTTAGGGTTCGGTTTTTGAAAGCTGTATAAGATATATCAAACCATAAAGATTCTGTTAAACTAACAGAGAGCTGGCTAAAACCAAAAACCAGGTAAAATGTTTTATGAAGTAAACACGCATGTCCGCATAAGTTACAGAAAACTACCGCCCTGTTATGATACTTTTTTGATGTCGGGTAAGAGTTTCAAGACGGCAAGTTTAAAAAAAATAAAGAATGACTGTTGCAGGGAGACCCGGTTTCAAATTGGAATTTTGGATTTTGTCTGGGTTTTGTTGCTTAAAACAGGTGGCGAAGCCTACCTCATTCAAAGGAAACGCACTTCGAAGGTACTCACTTCCTGCATTAAGGGAGAAACAATTGCAAAATATCTTTATCAATTTAATAACTAAACCCAAAAAAGAATTGCCTATGGAAAACTAACTTAAATTAATTAACAAGGAAGGAAGTGCGCCTACACTTCCTTCCAGCCTTACCAAATAGAATTTGGTATAAAAACTTTGTTTAATAAAAAACATTCAAATTTATGAAAAAAAATATAGAAAAGCTGTGCTCGTTTTTCAAGAAGCACAGAAGGAGAATTTATGTTTGTATTTCTGCAACGTTTGTGATGATGCTGTTCCTTGCAGTTGCTGAAAACACCCGGGCGGGCACCTCTCCGGAGTCGGTGAAGCTCGACCTGAAAATGAAAAAAGTAAGCCTCAAAGAAGTTTTTAAAACGATTACAGATAAAAGTAAATATACTTTTGTTTATAATAATAATTTTGTTAATGACAACCAGCAGGTTACCATTGTTCTTAAAGATGCTGGAGTAGAAGAAATACTTGATAAGATTCTTCTTCCGCAAGATTTGGATTACAAAATAGTCGACAACCAGATTATTGTTTTTTCTGCAGAGGAAAAATTAAATAAAAAACCCGAAGTAAAAACAAATGCTCAACAAATATCCGTTTCAGGTAAGGTCGTCGATGAAAATGGGGTGCCACTGCCAGGCGTTACGGTTGTAGCAAAAGGAACTACAGTTGGAATAGTTACAAGTGTAGATGGAAACTATAGTCTGACAATACCTGCTGGGGCGGAAATTCTTATTTTTTCATTCGTCGGGATGAAAACACAGGAAATAGTTATCGGCGGGCAAACAATTATTAACGTCACCTTAGAGTCGGAAACCATTGGGTTAGACGAGGTCATTGCTGTTGGTTATGCATCGCAAAAAAAAGCTAACATCGTAGGTTCGGTTACATCGGTTAGCGGCGACAAACTCGAGTCAATTCCCTCGTCAGATGTTACCAATGCCATTTCCGGTCGTCTGCCAGGCTCCATTGTAATGCAGCAGACGGGAGAGCCAGGGCAAAATGAAGCAAGAATTTTAGTGAGAGGGCGCACATCTTTGGGCGACTCCGACGATGAGGACAGAGACGTAGAATTGTCTGCACCTTTGGTTGTTGTTGATGGGATACCCGGACGTTCCCTGGGTGATATTGACCCTGTTGATATCGCAAGTATTACTGTCTTGAAGGATGCTGCAGCCGCTATATACGGAGCATCAGCAGCAAACGGTGTAATTTTGGTTACTACAAAAACCGGAACCTCCGGGAAACCTCAGCTAAGTTATCAGTTTTACCAGGGATTTATGACGCCAACTATCCTCCCTGAGGTAACCAATGCCGGAGATTATGCTACAATGTTAAGCGAATATCAGGATTATGAAGGAAGTGAACGAACCTTTTCCAATGAGGATATTGCACTTTACTATAGTGGGGTAGACCCATGGGAGCATCCGAATACAGACTGGTTGGGAGACCTGGTTGCAACGTGGAATACAGTTAGTAAACACAATGTGTCGCTAAATGGAGGGACCAATAGCGGGATGACTTATTATGTATCATTTGGATATAAAAACGAAGAAGCTATATATAAAGCCGAATCAACAAATTACAAACAGTACAATATCCGGGCAAAACTGGATGTTCCGATTAACGATTGGTTGAGCACTTCCATTTATTATGCAGGGTTTCTAAATGACAAACTTTATCCGACAAGAAGTGCAGATGATATTTACGGGCAGGCAACTCGTTTAGTGCCAACCCAATGGTCTTACTGGCCAACAGGAGAGCCGGGACCAGATATTGAATATGGTGATAACCCGGTGGTTACTTCAACGCTTCAAACGGGTTATGA
This genomic interval carries:
- a CDS encoding 3-keto-disaccharide hydrolase, with protein sequence MKRVFSLLLAGAFVFGMSCQSGQKKTTEEPEEKAAVEEAVGPNELTQAEKDQGWVLLFDGKTSNGWHSYGKESFPAGWQVVDGTLMCNGSGRGEAGAEDGGDIVTAKEYSNFHLKMDWKISEGGNSGIFYLGKEDPRFDKIYYTAPEMQVLDNERHPDAMLGKDGNRKAGSLYDLIPADPQNAKPAGEWNSIEIICYKGTVVHKQNGETVLEYHLWTEDWNNLVAGSKFPELNPEWANVAQSGVIALQDHGDDVWYRNIKIREL
- the tgt gene encoding tRNA guanosine(34) transglycosylase Tgt, encoding MEFELLKTSENSRARAGNITTDHGKIETPIFMPVGTAGSVKGIHTRDLHEDINAQIILGNTYHLYLRPGIDVIEKAGGLHKFNRWNGPILTDSGGYQVFSLGDIRKLGEDGARFQSHIDGSYHMFTPENVMDIQRSIGADIIMAFDECSPGDADYNYAKNSLELTQRWLERCFVQFNKTEPKYDHRQSLFPIVQGNTFEDLRKIAVAHVKNFDADGYAIGGLSVGEAEEIMYEMTEVCTADLPTDKPRYLMGVGTPVNILESIERGIDMFDCVMPTRNGRNGMLFTSKGIINIKNKKWENDHSVIDEDEHSFVDQYSKSYLRHLIISNEMLGAQIASQHNLAFYLWLVKTARQKIIDGNFESWKREMVVKLKERL
- a CDS encoding ATP-dependent 6-phosphofructokinase — its product is METSKKAQKIGILTAGGDCPGLNAAIRGVGKTAIVEYGMEVLGFNAGYLGLINNDYTELKESQLSGILTLGGTILGTSREKPYKMVKKNGKTDTHKPEKIKKNYKKLGLDCIVCIGGNGTMKTASMLAKEGLNVIGIPKTIDNDVWGTDVTFGFDSAVQIATDAIDRLHTTANSHQRVMIIEIMGHHAGWLALYSGVAGGGDIILLPEIPYNIRSVCKKIENRYEDNKPYSIVVVAEGIDHPKNQTAASHLSEAIQTYTGIETRETVLGYIQRGGSPTPMDRILATRYGAHAAQCIAESNFGTMVAMKNNELTTVSLEEVGSNLRLVQPEHPLITKARKMGVSFGDEYQLIE
- a CDS encoding NAD+ synthase produces the protein MKVALAQLNYIIGDFEGNAEKIIQNINRGKNEGADLVIFSELSVTGYYPHDLLEKKEFIQKAEDTVRKIAASCHGIAAIIGAPRINKRERGKKLYNSAFFISDGKVQSTHNKTLLPTYDVFDEYRHFEPNQNFNVVDFKGEKIAITICEDLWDEQPTANEFGKDKLYQTSPMEKLSLLNPDFVVNISASPFSYNQESWRKDILITKAQKYNVPVLYVNQVGAQTELVFDGGSVWIDKKGEIIKELKYFNEDFLIFDTQNPGEKLVQKEADYIEKIHDALVVGIRDYFKKMGFKSATLGLSGGIDSAVTAVLAVRALGAENVRVLLMPSKYSSDHSLNDARELADNLGIQYDVVNIQTAVDSFEKELAPLFKGKAPDITEENIQARARGIYVMALSNKFGHILLNTTNKSESAVGYGTLYGDMNGGLAVLGDVYKMDVYRLSRFMNKDGEVIPENTIVKPPSAELRPDQKDTDSLPEYEDLDKILFNFIELNKSPKEIVALGYEEEVVRKVIRMVNMNEYKRFQAAPILRVSSKAFGFGRKIPLVACY
- a CDS encoding RNA polymerase sigma factor — protein: MEEQNLKLSEKARQDYVLVLDALKGDEKAFARLLSKYKDAIYFMLLKMVNNRSDAEDLTLEAFGKAFKNLHQYSPTYAFSTWLFKIASNNCIDFLRKKKGVHISIENTSDQNENGEQLRLKSKDPDPEEKLIRQQKAILLRKVVRRLKPRYQTLVELRYFREFSYEEIAKELNLPLGTVKAQLFRAREMLFKMIESTEMADH
- a CDS encoding glycosyltransferase, translating into MINDLLKVISEAEIFQIVLFLVLLTLILIQIISKIVFFVQILRRKKTIKGEGQSPVSLLMAVRNEENNLSEKLPHLLELDQDNYEVVVVDDFSQDNTLSVLGRLKKENSKLKVSVLNQETRFSIKLSQNIALKSAKNDWVLFVPPSIAQSQDNWLKNISNSVAENLDVIVNYSNVCKNGKFFNKLYRIETFLLYLKSMKYSLAGVPIVYFENNVVFRKDKYFGLGGYGKKIKEPFANLELLINRFLSKKKFNIVLNNETSIRFSEKVTRHDYFDLMRKSFRIEQHLSYSKRVLINLSSGLKLITLPLAIAVIFLFIDVWLFISAGVGLLLILHLLIIKTMQNRLNERKIFITSLVYELIMPYYKLVFRRRFNGKIRRQNGRAKFKII
- a CDS encoding LptF/LptG family permease — its product is MKIYKTIDLYITKKFLGTFFYTIALILSIAIVFDMAENLDEFISKDIPAKVIILEYYLNFIPYFANLFSPLFTFIAVIYFTSKMAYNTEIIAILSSGVSYPRLMRPYLTSAFILAAFSFALGNYVIPPANATLNNFRNKYIDNNKVIVERNIHRQIEPGVYIYMQSFNANNVGYRFTLEKFDGAKLEEKISADNIRWNEETEKWVINNYVIRHIHKDGEDFVKGYRMDTTLNMTPNDYKVMKNQMETFTTPALKQEIKQMKMRGVNYVEWEIENHKRVAGPFSAFILTIIGAGLASRKIKGGLGLHLGLGLLLAFSYILFMQISTVFAISGNTPPIVAVWIPNLFYSLIAFFVFRWAAR
- the rsmG gene encoding 16S rRNA (guanine(527)-N(7))-methyltransferase RsmG, producing MDIILKYFPKLDNRQLEQFRLLEELYAEWNQKINVISRKDFSSLYEKHVLHSLGIAKFVRFAGNTRVLDVGTGGGFPGIPLAIFFPDVQFHLVDSIGKKIRVVNGVAESLELKNVTAEQIRAEQIKKRYDFVISRAVARLPEFVPWVKNSISQKQKNAIPNGILYLKGGDIQAELKPFKNRVFVQKLSEYFEEEFFETKKLVHLSL